In Spirochaeta lutea, the following proteins share a genomic window:
- a CDS encoding ribonuclease H-like domain-containing protein produces MKANLYNRLKQIRDSQTQAKNDPHQVHSGGQGTVPPKPDPSTVVPTDSHPGTWINPTQGVWYYSVDILLEGDLTALARGISLLARRQITPQELFTLGWFDTETTGLSSGAGTFLFLFGLIQVIPRQGGAREIGGMNLRLHQVLVEDFPYEAGFLDMLLQLLQASRTLVSYNGKAYDLPLLNTRLILGGSVPVYPDHIDLLAAVRRLWSKTLPSCSLSTVEREVCGIHRLGDVPGSLIPEFYFEYQVTGGRPDLHPRMASILAHHRSDLVSMVKIAETLGSRIPIPPKPDASDPGESPGLPREDAWTEGLLGALEDLAMDPRGLEMVLAAGWRGAGSDSPEVPLLTRAYYIRKHPWAVLDYQDWVGVLRRLCQREDQEPGQPFRKQLSELVTGKKTRVDTVQGLKRSRALGIRDGFEPSGAQRPPSLHLRWIAEGLRMRGDGTAAFGFFLWDALVWGTWDSCTRVMVHLEHTGGGNDGRKLGICFARIMLRTEVGWTERQVVTMRTRIERLTKKRTDEQTPDNSPSSDC; encoded by the coding sequence ATGAAGGCTAACCTGTATAACCGGTTAAAACAGATTCGGGATTCCCAGACGCAAGCCAAGAACGATCCGCATCAGGTCCATTCCGGCGGCCAAGGGACAGTTCCTCCAAAGCCCGATCCGAGTACGGTGGTCCCGACGGACAGCCATCCCGGAACCTGGATAAATCCTACCCAGGGGGTTTGGTACTACTCTGTTGATATTCTTCTAGAGGGTGATTTGACTGCCCTTGCCAGGGGAATATCCCTTTTGGCCCGGCGGCAGATTACCCCGCAAGAACTCTTCACCCTGGGCTGGTTCGATACAGAAACAACCGGGCTATCCAGCGGCGCCGGCACCTTTCTTTTTCTCTTCGGATTGATTCAGGTGATCCCCCGTCAGGGGGGTGCCCGGGAGATTGGGGGGATGAATCTGCGTTTGCATCAGGTGTTGGTTGAGGATTTCCCCTACGAGGCAGGGTTTCTGGATATGCTGCTGCAGCTGTTGCAGGCCAGCAGAACCCTGGTTTCCTATAACGGGAAGGCCTATGATTTACCACTGCTCAATACCAGGCTCATTCTGGGGGGAAGTGTCCCGGTGTACCCCGATCATATTGACCTGCTTGCTGCCGTCCGGCGGTTGTGGAGCAAGACCCTTCCTTCCTGTAGTCTCTCCACAGTCGAGCGGGAGGTCTGCGGAATTCACCGTCTGGGTGATGTTCCAGGAAGTCTCATTCCCGAGTTCTATTTTGAGTATCAGGTGACGGGAGGTCGGCCGGATCTTCATCCTAGGATGGCGTCGATCCTTGCCCATCACCGCAGTGATTTGGTTAGCATGGTAAAAATTGCCGAGACCCTCGGCAGTCGAATCCCCATACCCCCAAAACCGGATGCCTCCGATCCTGGTGAAAGCCCCGGGCTACCCAGGGAAGATGCCTGGACCGAGGGGCTGCTTGGGGCTTTGGAAGACCTTGCCATGGATCCCCGGGGGCTTGAGATGGTACTTGCTGCCGGGTGGAGGGGGGCGGGATCCGATTCTCCAGAGGTTCCTCTGCTCACCCGTGCATACTATATCCGGAAACATCCCTGGGCCGTCCTAGACTACCAGGACTGGGTGGGGGTGTTGAGACGGCTTTGTCAGCGGGAGGATCAGGAGCCGGGACAACCCTTCCGCAAGCAGCTTTCTGAGTTGGTGACTGGAAAAAAAACTCGGGTCGATACGGTCCAAGGCTTGAAACGTTCCCGGGCCCTGGGCATCAGAGACGGGTTTGAGCCGTCAGGGGCTCAACGGCCTCCGAGTTTACACCTTCGCTGGATTGCAGAGGGGTTACGAATGAGGGGTGATGGTACCGCAGCCTTTGGTTTTTTTCTGTGGGATGCTCTGGTATGGGGGACCTGGGATTCCTGTACCCGGGTTATGGTACATCTCGAACATACCGGAGGAGGGAACGACGGAAGGAAACTCGGGATTTGTTTTGCGAGAATCATGCTCCGGACGGAAGTCGGTTGGACCGAACGGCAGGTCGTTACCATGCGTACACGGATTGAACGGCTCACAAAAAAACGTACGGATGAGCAGACTCCTGATAATTCTCCATCATCTGACTGCTGA
- a CDS encoding glycogen synthase: MEKRLNILMVTSEAYPYAKSGGLADVIPNLAQELASLGHSVKIVMPRYYGITRDLLEKHPAPLGIPMGSTELWAGVFHTHIPETSVEVYFIEHEELYGRDGIYGDSQVPVYPDNAKRFAVLCRASFQLCKLLQWFPDIIHGHDWTAGPAMAYLKTIESAGPFRHTRGVFTIHNIGYQGIFPPEDFPQLGLSPEDFTRRGFSYHNNMCYLQAGLVNADLVTTVSPGYAQEVLEPELGFGMDGILRKKGTYFQGILNGMDYNIWNPGHDQLIPYPYDFRTLENKGLNKNLIQEEAGLPISAKTPLIGIVSRLVTQKGFKTMVEEDGRVLREICNLPAQVLVLGTGEPWIEKALVALADEIPNLRVYIRYNEKMSHLIQAASDFFLMPSLYEPCGLTQMYALRYGTVPIVSPTGGLKDTVVDVPQNPTTLSDQDQEATGFYLPEPLTAQGMIDGIQRAIGYYTSNPAMIREMQIRGMKLRFDWKAAAREYLDFYTLA, encoded by the coding sequence ATGGAAAAACGATTGAACATCCTAATGGTTACCAGTGAAGCCTATCCCTATGCTAAGTCAGGCGGATTGGCTGATGTTATTCCAAATCTTGCCCAAGAATTAGCCAGTCTGGGCCATAGTGTTAAGATCGTGATGCCTCGCTATTACGGCATCACCCGGGATCTCCTGGAAAAACACCCGGCACCCCTGGGAATTCCTATGGGCTCAACAGAGCTTTGGGCCGGGGTGTTCCACACCCACATCCCGGAAACCTCGGTGGAGGTATACTTCATTGAGCATGAAGAGCTCTACGGCCGGGATGGAATCTACGGCGATTCTCAGGTTCCGGTGTACCCCGACAACGCCAAGCGTTTTGCAGTGCTCTGCCGTGCTTCGTTTCAATTATGCAAACTGCTGCAATGGTTCCCAGACATCATCCACGGTCATGATTGGACCGCCGGACCGGCGATGGCATATCTAAAAACCATAGAGAGTGCCGGCCCCTTCCGTCACACCCGGGGGGTATTCACCATCCACAACATTGGATACCAGGGTATCTTCCCTCCCGAGGACTTCCCGCAGCTTGGATTGAGTCCCGAAGATTTTACCCGTCGTGGTTTTTCATACCATAACAACATGTGCTACCTGCAAGCCGGATTGGTAAATGCCGACCTGGTAACCACCGTATCGCCAGGGTACGCCCAAGAGGTCTTAGAACCCGAATTAGGCTTCGGGATGGATGGGATCCTCCGGAAAAAGGGAACGTACTTTCAGGGCATCCTCAATGGGATGGATTATAACATTTGGAACCCCGGACACGACCAACTTATTCCCTACCCCTATGATTTCCGGACCCTGGAGAATAAAGGGCTCAACAAAAACCTGATTCAAGAGGAAGCAGGGCTGCCAATCTCTGCTAAAACACCCCTGATAGGCATTGTAAGCAGGTTGGTGACCCAGAAGGGATTTAAAACCATGGTGGAAGAGGACGGCAGGGTATTGCGTGAAATATGCAACCTACCCGCCCAGGTTCTTGTCTTGGGCACAGGGGAGCCCTGGATTGAAAAAGCCCTGGTGGCACTCGCTGATGAAATACCGAACCTGCGGGTGTACATACGGTACAATGAAAAAATGAGCCATCTCATCCAGGCTGCCTCCGATTTTTTCCTCATGCCATCCCTGTATGAGCCCTGCGGTCTAACCCAAATGTATGCCCTGCGATATGGAACCGTACCCATCGTATCTCCCACCGGCGGCCTGAAAGATACCGTGGTTGATGTACCCCAGAACCCGACCACGCTGTCGGACCAGGACCAGGAAGCAACCGGATTTTATCTCCCGGAACCCCTAACTGCCCAGGGTATGATCGACGGAATTCAACGGGCGATAGGGTACTACACCTCAAACCCTGCAATGATCCGGGAGATGCAAATCCGCGGCATGAAGCTTCGCTTCGACTGGAAGGCTGCAGCCAGGGAATATTTAGATTTTTATACACTGGCCTAG
- a CDS encoding GNAT family N-acetyltransferase, producing MPWFRIKEKDEEQWCRFLLDREVMAAGLTQRIHVNGKCIIPHRRQACVYGLSRSRSSELEGILALFTDGFTYVLIDGHLPLTPRQIADGLPSQLLWKRNGIRTLMGNRLGVSVIELYMGRPPTHREDYTMMYKEPQNPNLPGLKVPIPGRPRILSPHVSIYRTTPEDHLTLLPLQMQYEQEEVALPGHPINPQVTRRFFYRSLKTQLAFHLCVDGRAVSKASSNARGIGVVQVGGVFTLPAYRGHGYAEIVMETLIREIHSRGKTVSLFVKNRNHPAQGLYKKLAFTAQEEVSIVYYTGS from the coding sequence ATGCCCTGGTTTAGGATTAAAGAAAAAGACGAGGAACAGTGGTGCCGATTCCTCCTTGACCGGGAGGTCATGGCTGCGGGGTTAACCCAACGCATCCATGTTAACGGAAAATGCATCATCCCCCACCGCCGCCAGGCATGTGTGTATGGACTGTCCCGATCCCGGTCTTCAGAATTAGAAGGGATTCTCGCCCTCTTTACCGATGGATTCACCTATGTTCTTATTGATGGTCATCTTCCCCTCACTCCCAGACAGATTGCAGATGGGCTACCCTCACAACTGCTCTGGAAACGTAACGGAATCAGGACTCTCATGGGTAACAGGTTAGGTGTCTCCGTCATAGAACTGTACATGGGGCGTCCGCCTACCCACCGAGAAGATTACACAATGATGTACAAGGAACCCCAAAACCCCAACCTGCCTGGACTGAAGGTACCTATCCCCGGAAGACCCCGGATTCTCTCACCCCATGTAAGCATTTACCGCACTACCCCGGAGGATCACCTAACATTATTGCCCCTCCAGATGCAGTATGAACAGGAAGAGGTTGCCTTACCCGGTCATCCTATCAACCCCCAGGTAACCCGGCGGTTTTTTTACCGAAGTCTTAAGACCCAGCTAGCCTTTCACCTCTGCGTGGACGGACGGGCTGTATCAAAGGCGTCTAGTAACGCCCGGGGAATAGGGGTCGTACAGGTCGGGGGTGTATTCACCCTTCCTGCCTACCGGGGCCATGGATATGCCGAGATTGTAATGGAGACCCTGATCAGGGAAATCCACAGCCGGGGCAAAACCGTCAGTTTGTTCGTAAAAAATCGGAACCACCCAGCCCAGGGGCTTTATAAAAAACTCGCATTTACCGCTCAAGAGGAGGTTTCTATTGTATACTACACCGGGAGTTAA
- a CDS encoding glycoside hydrolase family 3 N-terminal domain-containing protein, whose product MKKRGLLLTGILLTVLLIGGLIGALVASDTGTSTQPAVDLMASLPTTPLSPQGLEIPRDLPALSQQDLPKSGLFWQDKPDQQIIDELMEAMSPEQILGQVFLLGWPSERPDERIISWVRERNLGGVKIFGWNGNRLDRLAGTLAELQANAMDDGLGIPLFTATDQEGGWVRHVKDATSITPGNMSLGASGLPIDSFLSGYYIGLEMRALGINMNFAPTVDVYVNPEAHVIGPRAFSSDPNLTAALGLAFFKGMEMTRVIATAKHFPGHGNATGDSHGEMPVILDPIETLWNRDLLPYRVLINEGLPAVLSGHLSFPTITGNRKPASLNPYFKSTVLRQELHFEGLAITDDLFMEGAWVYGAEEQWGIETIALEALKAGNDIIMLSKTPELSAPVWNTIYDEYTTNPEFRRNIRQAVRRILKIKLRYLKDPQAVPLFPNPSEVYNVIPAKQGPQFFADQAGRGTHIIRSENIPLHGTFNSETVLLAGQDWDFLTIGRQYFPNAEIYHFNYEPFYWADAGVISDLTDRIEHVDRIIFNLANPNSLEVLKNLESVPGIASKLTVFSILTPVYLNQTPWVRSALAVYGWGKESFHAGYSLLLGKTSLDGNNPIPALLSDE is encoded by the coding sequence TTGAAAAAACGCGGCCTTTTATTAACCGGAATTCTCCTGACGGTTCTATTGATAGGGGGACTCATCGGCGCACTGGTGGCCAGTGACACCGGTACCTCCACGCAACCCGCTGTGGATTTAATGGCCTCGTTACCAACCACACCCCTCTCACCCCAGGGGTTAGAGATTCCCCGGGATCTGCCTGCCCTCTCGCAACAGGATCTACCCAAGAGCGGCCTGTTCTGGCAGGATAAACCCGATCAGCAGATAATTGACGAGCTCATGGAGGCCATGTCTCCAGAGCAGATCCTCGGTCAGGTTTTTCTCCTCGGGTGGCCCAGTGAACGTCCCGATGAACGGATTATTTCCTGGGTACGGGAACGAAACCTGGGGGGCGTGAAGATATTCGGGTGGAATGGAAACCGGTTGGATCGGTTGGCCGGCACCCTGGCGGAGCTGCAGGCCAACGCCATGGATGATGGGCTTGGTATTCCCCTATTCACAGCCACGGATCAGGAGGGGGGCTGGGTTCGTCATGTTAAGGATGCCACCAGTATCACCCCGGGGAATATGTCTTTGGGAGCAAGCGGACTTCCCATCGACAGCTTTCTTTCCGGTTATTACATTGGTCTAGAAATGCGTGCCCTGGGCATAAACATGAACTTCGCTCCAACGGTGGATGTGTATGTTAATCCTGAGGCCCATGTAATAGGGCCCAGAGCATTCTCCAGCGATCCCAACCTAACTGCGGCCCTTGGATTGGCCTTCTTCAAGGGTATGGAGATGACCCGGGTTATCGCCACGGCCAAACATTTTCCCGGACATGGAAATGCAACGGGAGACAGCCACGGGGAGATGCCTGTCATATTAGATCCCATTGAAACCCTCTGGAACCGGGACCTACTACCCTATCGGGTGCTTATAAACGAGGGATTGCCGGCTGTGTTGAGCGGACACCTGAGCTTTCCAACTATCACAGGAAATCGTAAACCGGCCAGCTTAAATCCATATTTCAAAAGCACTGTCCTGCGCCAGGAACTTCATTTTGAGGGATTGGCTATTACCGACGACCTGTTTATGGAGGGAGCTTGGGTATACGGCGCCGAGGAGCAGTGGGGTATCGAAACCATCGCATTAGAAGCGCTGAAAGCCGGCAATGATATTATCATGCTCAGCAAAACCCCGGAGTTATCAGCCCCGGTATGGAACACCATCTATGATGAGTACACCACCAATCCGGAATTTCGCCGGAACATTAGGCAGGCGGTTCGCCGAATCCTGAAAATCAAACTCAGATATCTGAAGGATCCCCAGGCTGTACCCCTCTTTCCAAACCCTTCAGAGGTATACAATGTTATACCAGCGAAACAAGGACCTCAGTTTTTTGCCGATCAGGCCGGCAGGGGAACCCATATCATCAGGTCGGAAAACATTCCCCTTCACGGAACATTCAATTCTGAGACAGTACTCCTAGCTGGTCAGGACTGGGATTTTCTTACCATCGGTAGGCAATACTTTCCTAACGCCGAGATCTATCACTTCAACTACGAGCCCTTCTACTGGGCTGACGCTGGGGTTATTTCGGACCTAACGGATCGGATCGAACATGTTGACAGGATTATATTCAATCTGGCAAACCCGAACAGTTTGGAGGTACTTAAAAACCTCGAATCCGTCCCCGGCATCGCCAGCAAATTAACAGTATTCTCGATTCTAACCCCGGTGTATCTCAATCAGACCCCATGGGTGCGGTCAGCCTTGGCCGTGTACGGTTGGGGTAAAGAAAGTTTTCATGCCGGATACTCCCTGCTGCTCGGAAAAACCTCCCTGGATGGAAATAATCCAATTCCCGCGCTGCTTAGTGATGAGTAG
- a CDS encoding NAD(P)/FAD-dependent oxidoreductase: MIYDVLIVGGGAAGLSAAQYCRWHNLSVAVVEQLAPGGQALNIVEIENIPGQIPIPGIQWAEAMERRTEELGAHFIFTRGVSLRNQAGLFTLETDDEPVQATQVIVATGVKERTPDFSGASELAGRGISYCAPCDGPFFRGKPVAVLGGGDAACEEALFLAGICSHVTMIVSGDALTGQPRYQEMVRTNTAISMLTHTKILRADTKNNPMGVPSLTGLTLLREESGSPRETQIAVSGLFVLIGGEPRNGIIAGLPGVELDDGGFVKTDSWCETGHPGLFAVGALRNTPFSQIAVHISDGVLAARKAYLNHQNSGGEIHGDGTP, from the coding sequence ATGATCTACGATGTACTTATTGTGGGCGGGGGCGCCGCAGGCCTTTCTGCGGCTCAGTACTGCCGGTGGCATAACCTATCAGTGGCCGTGGTTGAACAATTAGCTCCTGGCGGACAGGCCCTGAATATTGTAGAGATTGAAAACATTCCGGGCCAAATACCCATCCCGGGGATCCAGTGGGCGGAGGCCATGGAACGCCGGACCGAGGAATTAGGGGCCCACTTTATATTCACCCGGGGAGTGTCCCTGAGAAACCAAGCTGGGCTATTTACCCTCGAAACCGATGATGAACCGGTTCAAGCAACTCAGGTTATCGTGGCGACGGGCGTCAAGGAGCGAACACCGGATTTTTCCGGCGCCAGTGAACTCGCCGGCCGGGGAATTTCTTACTGCGCCCCCTGCGATGGTCCGTTCTTCCGGGGAAAACCCGTGGCCGTACTCGGCGGCGGGGATGCTGCTTGTGAAGAGGCCCTGTTCCTCGCGGGGATCTGCAGCCATGTCACCATGATCGTTTCCGGGGATGCCCTGACGGGCCAACCCCGATACCAGGAAATGGTCAGAACTAATACCGCTATTTCTATGTTGACCCATACCAAGATCCTTAGAGCCGATACCAAAAACAATCCCATGGGTGTACCGAGCCTCACCGGCTTGACCCTACTTCGTGAAGAATCGGGTTCCCCAAGGGAAACACAGATCGCCGTGAGCGGCCTATTCGTCCTCATCGGGGGTGAGCCCCGCAACGGGATTATCGCCGGTCTGCCCGGGGTAGAGCTGGATGATGGGGGATTTGTAAAAACTGACAGCTGGTGCGAGACTGGACATCCCGGCCTATTCGCCGTGGGAGCCCTTCGGAACACCCCCTTTTCCCAGATAGCCGTACATATCAGCGACGGTGTCCTGGCGGCACGGAAGGCATATCTCAATCATCAGAACAGCGGTGGCGAGATTCATGGGGACGGTACCCCTTGA
- the flgN gene encoding flagellar export chaperone FlgN has translation MVISNLIQIIQAEATALHTIAALEKKLQDSLMDKNFSEVEDVIAEIDIVAQTIQALDDEREKEYQFLRASHRLTDQEGLGDLFTLLPDNHREQLARVYREFKVAVMEVQFLASGIDMFSRHQVQTLRSVLDELYPDRKSRTYTARGMHQELASPMVLDHSL, from the coding sequence ATGGTTATTTCCAATCTCATTCAGATAATTCAGGCAGAAGCCACTGCCCTTCATACCATTGCCGCCTTGGAGAAAAAACTTCAGGACAGCTTGATGGATAAAAACTTTTCAGAGGTTGAAGATGTAATTGCTGAGATCGATATTGTGGCTCAGACAATCCAGGCTCTGGATGATGAGCGGGAGAAAGAATATCAATTTCTCAGGGCCAGTCATCGCCTGACCGACCAGGAGGGCCTTGGCGATCTTTTTACCCTGCTACCGGACAACCACAGGGAACAACTCGCCAGGGTGTACCGTGAGTTTAAGGTTGCGGTTATGGAGGTTCAGTTTTTGGCCTCGGGCATCGATATGTTTTCCCGACATCAGGTCCAAACCCTGCGAAGTGTTTTAGATGAATTATATCCCGATCGAAAGAGCAGAACCTACACCGCCCGGGGAATGCATCAAGAACTAGCCAGCCCAATGGTTCTGGACCATAGTCTGTAA